TCTTCCGTCTTTTGGATTAGTTGTGTCTCTTCCtcacaataattaagaaatgatgTATCATCGGCGTACTGAAGTATGACAGAGGCGTTAATGTTTATTGGCAAATCTTTGGTGTATATTAAGTAGAGCAACGGACCAAGAATAGAGTCCTGTGGGACACCTATATTCATTACAGTTTATGTGGAGCTTTGTTGTTTCCATTCTACAAATTGTTTCCTGTTTATTAGGTATGTTTCTATTAGTTTATTACTGACACGTTTAATTCCATAATAATGCATTTTTCTGAGTAATATTTTGTGATTCATGGTGTCAAATACCTTGCTCAAATCACAGAAAATAGCTTCCACCTTCCTGTTTTTATCAATAGCTTCGAATATGCGAAATCATATGTGCCATAGCTGTTAGTGTGGATTTCCCCTTTCTGTAACCGCGATGGCTACCATTCCAGATGTTTTTACATTCAAAATAACTATATAGACGATCTCGTATGGCCACTTCCCTGATTTTTGATATAGCAGGTAGAATTGATATTGGTCTGTAATCTTCTAAATAGTGCCCTCCTTTGCTTTTATAAATCGGCGtgatttttgcttttttaagaAGGTCTAGGAATATTCCACCCGCAAAAGAATTGTTGATCATAATACATATCACGTCAGCAATATATGATATGATTAGTTTTAGCAGTTTTATGGAGAGGCCAAAAGCATCTGGTGTCGTTTTGCTTTTTAGattgtaaacaatttgtagTACTTCCTCGTTAGTggttggaaaaataaaaaatgacactTGGAGATTCATTGGCATGTTTTGCACCAGCGATGTTGCAATCGAAATTGATTGTTTTTGTCGCATTTTTGCCGATTGCGGTAAAAAAGTCATTTAGTTCTTGAGCTGTGCTATGTTCAGTATTTGTTGTTTGTTGTCTTCTATTAGTTTCCCTGTTTATAATCTTCCAAATAGCTTTCTGTTTGTTATCTGTTGTGCTGATTTCTCTTGTTATGTGAGATCTTTTAGTTTCgtctattttcttttaaatattggGTTCTGAAGTTTCTGTGTACTTGTTTCCTTTCTCATCTTTTTTCACCTGCTTGACTACTTCAGGGCGTTCATGttgtttttcatttcttttaattagtCAGTCCACCACTCTACACGGTTTTCTACCAATGCATTTGTTTTTACAAGCTTCAACAGGTTTGTGGAAATTTGTCGaatgtgtttttaaattcagCAAAGAATTTATCGTAGGCAGATGGTAAACCCTCAAAAATGTTTACCCAGTTCCTATTGCGAACTTCATTTATGAATGTCTTTATTTTATCATCTGTAACTATTCTCTTCATTTGTAGGTCAATCGAGATACGAGTGTCACTCAATTCAAATTGCAATAGCTGCCCCATGTCATCTCCTAGCTACTAGCCCTACTACTAGCAGTTTAGTAAATGTGTAGCCTTCATTTTATCCTGTTTGTACCAGTGTTCTGTTACGCATAGGATATCAACAGCATAACTGCTACTTCGGGTATCTTCTGTAATTGCTATTCATAGTCTATTGCTGCAATAAGGGCTTCTACTGCTTTTATATATTCATTACAGTTCTTGCTTCTCGTGCCTGTTTGTCCTTGTTGCAACATTCAGAAAAGGAGTGACCATGTTGACCGCAATGACCACATGTTTTGGTGCGTTTCCATTTTTTGGCTATATATCCGAATGCCTGACAATTATAACAGCGTGAAAGTTCCAAAAATCTTCTACCCTCTTCGAATAGTAGTTCATATAAATAGGACCCTGATTTAGCAATATATTTCTAGCCCTTCTGCTTACTTCTACGACCatattgaaaacatttttctggTTATTCCCGGTTCTAAATAATAGTACGCACTCATCTTTTTGAATGTCTCTCGAGTGTagatttttttcgaatataTATCTCATAAGTAGAGCTCGGATTTTTATGCAGTcaaattataagaaatatgCGCATAAATATGCAAGCTTTTTATTcgaaatatgcaaaaatatgtGGAAATACGTAAAAATATACCTTTCTTATAGTTGTAATCCATCTAtttctatcacatttttgtatatgttttgcaattttcacatGTTGTTCTATTTGGGACTTCCTCTCACAcgttatgttaaaaaagaataattaaaaaagttagtcATAGACACTCaacagattaaaaatttaaatctgaGATTATAAAACAGATTCGTATCTATTTTTCATTGTCGATCATATGTAAAAACATATCCTAAGAAAATGggacatcaaatttaatatagttttccattttttttatctcgtGTTAAAACTAGTGTAAAAGTCTATGAGAAATACAATTTCGTTGTAATCAAACCATTGGTAACTCCGCTGAAAActctaatttttaacttaaatcttTGGCTAAAACGttacaacataatttttaaaaaaatacttacaactTTGGCACAAgctttacaaaataattccttattatttaaattttgttcggGATAACTTTTTATCCACTGGGACACAAGACACGATTTCAGTTTAGGCACTGAACTCACACTGAACACAGCCACAGTAACCATGGTTGGGGATTTCCTTAAACTTAAACTCAACAGCGCTAGGgattttgtcaaaaaatatccTGTATTGTGCTTGAAACTAAAAGGTATGTtcgcatatttaaaaatctagcaatcattatatttattttattaagcacCAAGAAACAAATCTAgtaaaatgacaaaatatgCTGTAAAAGGCCAATTTATGCAACaaccaaaaaaattgtaaaaatatgcaaaatatgcaatttttttattgtaccaTCTGCCTTATTTTTCTGTAATTCGCCCAGAAAccaattttgaaagaaatattccagaaaataaacaagatgcattttgcataaaatccGAGCCCTACTCATAAGTTCCTCGTCTGTTATTTCCCGACTTATGTTATATATAATAAGCCTTGGTCTCAGTTTTTTTGCCTTACTGATTTCTAATTCCTGACTTtcacctatttttagttttacaatATCAATATCTACCTGACTTCCGCCTTCCATAAGAATTCGCCTGCCTTTGAGCTTCCTCAGTCTTGACAATTGGAGTTTATTCAAGTCCTCTTCAATACAAGTTATTGCTTTCTTCTTTATGTCTTCACTTCCCAAGTTTTCATCTTTGCTGGATACAATTAATACGTTGTTTGCATCCTTCCGCTGTTTTTCCTGATATCGCTTTTCTTTTACTACATTTGACCAAGATACTGCTTGGTTGCTGGTTTATGAGTTCctattttttgacaaatttacCTTTTTCTTCAAGTTTCGCCTGTACAGTTGCTAATCTAAGATCTAGGTCTACCACCAAAGATTCGGTGTCGACTATTTTTAATCCCACCATTCTATCGATTTGCCCCAATTCGTTTTTAACCAAGTCCATTAgtttgatttttgtttcatGTAATGCGCTTAAATTTGCGTTATCTATATTCGAATCCTTCCGCTCTGGAAATGTTTCTACATGTTTGTTTTTCACGTCTAAAGGCTCCGATAATGAGGTAGAACTCGATGGTTGAGGTCTTGATATAGAACTTCTCGGTTTAAATACTTCCCCAGCTTTCATGGAAGTTGAACTATCAGAGACATTATCTAATTCTGTCATTTTTCCGCCTCCTTTTCTAGCCCTTGTTGTGACCTGAGATAAGTCTATGGTTTTTATCTGTCTCTTCCACGCTCAATCCAACCCAAAAAATGCATTTTCGGTGTTAAATCATTGGATTTTCTTAATCACCATGTTTTAGCTGATGGTATTCGACCATCCCAATCAAGAATCACAGCGATAACACATTTTCCAAAACCAACGTTTCTAAAAGAGTTACAAAGATTTTTGGGAATGTTAAACTTCCTACCATAGATTCTTACctaacatttcaaatattcttgatGCCTTATACACACTTTCAAAATCACTTCactatcaaaaacaaaaaatgaccTCGTCAACTTCTTGGACACTGCAACACGACAACGCTTTTTCTTCAGCCAAAGATCTTCTGTTAAAATCTATCTTTCTAGGGCATCCGTCTTCATCATTGTCAACTGATCCATCTCACACAGGTATGGGAGCTCTTTTAACAAAAACCATCAATGGAAAATCTCAAccatttccaaaaaatttgctttatgCCAAACCAAATATTCAACTTTTGATAGAGAATTATTAGCAATCTGCTCTgccataaaatgtttaaaacattccTTACATGGGAAGCAATTGACAGTATATACAGATCACAAACCCATTGtcacattaattttttcgtcCACAGAGAAAACTCCTCGTCATACCCGATATCTAAGTTATATTGCATAATGTACTTTAGATATCAAATACATCAGAGGAAATTCATATATTGTTGCAGATACTCTATCCAGAACAAACATCGGATCTCTAAATTCATCTTCTCCAGATTTTCTAACCCTCAGCAACACTCAACTTGCCGACACAGAACGGTTAAACTttctaaataaacaattttccaatAATCCTTCAAAATCTTATCGTTTGGCACATCAAACAACATCATAATCTAGTATGAAACTGTGGTGTGAAACCTCTTCATCATTTCCAAGAATTTATATCCCACAACAGTTCAGACAAGCTTATCTCATCGCGGAATACGTTCCACCATTCATGTAATCAAAACAAGATTCTTTTGGCCACACATGTCAAAGCAAATTTATGTTTGGAACAAAAcctgtttaaaatgtcaacaagCAAAGATccaaaaacatacaaaatcaCCAATCATCCACATCATTTGATCATATACATATCGACTTGATTGGACTTGGTTGTACTTATGTACTTACTGTTATCGAAGGCTTCACTCGATGACTAGGAGCTTTTCCGCTAAAAGATCCACATCTTCTACTATAGCGAACACACTCTTCCGGCATTATTTTAGTCAATTTGGTATACCTACCACAATAACACATGATCAGGGACAGCAATTCGAATCAAAcctattttcaaaatttaacacaTTGCTCGGCACACGACAAATACACACATCATCTCTCCATCCACAAGCAAATGGAATGTTAGAACGATTTCATTGATCATTGAAGACGGCTATAATCGCTAAAGGAGACACTACTAGATGGAACAATAATCTACCCCTCATCCTACTAGGATTAAGAACATCTCTAAAGGAAGATCTAGGTTGCTCCTCAGCAGAACTGCTTTACGAACAACCACTAAGACTTCCTGAAGAGTTCTTCATACCTACTAATCCATCTATTGAGTATGAGCCTTTCGTGTCCAATTTAAGAGATACTTTTTCCAAATTAAAGCCTGTGAATACGTCTTTTCACTctattcaaaaactttttatttataaagatttgcacaaatcaaatttcgttttcattaaaattgaagGTTTATTTAaagacaattaaaaaaaaaatttttttttaaacattaaacttTATAGTAATTgtaaaagaattaaacaattaataacgAGTTGCTCGTTAATTTAGTAAAGTTTCTTCTTTATAGACTTTGTTAGCAAAGTCCAGGTggtcctaaaaataaataaatacaattgaCATTTTtactaaatacaaaaaaaaattgtttaccaAATATAGTAGTTCCAGTAATAGTTGTTGCTGCTGTAAAAGAAATGGCCACTTCAACATCTACTTCTTGACAGACAAGTGGATGCCCTGGTGGATACGAGAAATAGAAAGAATTAGAAGCTCCACTCATTGGGAAAGAAATCGTGAATTGTCCTGTCTCTCTCGACATAATAGTTAGGAAATTACTAAAGAAACGGCCACAGTTTTCAAAACCTTCCGGAAGTGACCAATAAATCCCTAAAGCTGTTTCTGTACGGTTAAGAAATAGAGAAGTTGGAGGACCTTGTGGAACCACCGgagctaaaaaaatattacatcaaaacaaattctcattaaaaattaaaattgtacttaaaaaagcaacaagTGTGCTAAAGGGTGATGTTCGGCCACTATTGTGAGCGAAGAGCACAGCTCTCATGTGAAGACATGTTTTACAGTATTTATCATAATCAAAAATGTAGTTGAAACCACCCAAATGTACAATGGGTGTTAAATACTCTGAAGTGTTCATGTTTTGAATATGAAGCGAATAAGTAACTGCACAAGATTCAAATCCGGCTGGTGGCAGCCAATTAAGAAACAAAACCTCATTAACGCGAGCTTGAAAATTTTGCGGTGGTCCTAATTCAcgatctaaaaatttttttaaatgacaatATATATAAtgtagttataaataaattaaaaagtttaccTTGACATAACTGTGCGTAGATTTTATGGCACAATATAATGCCcagaaaaagaattataacAGATTTATTCAACATCTTGAaaatcaatgttttaaaattaaacgttttcGATGTATTTATATACTAAAAGATATTATCTAATAATGTTTCTTAGAGATAAGAGGGTTTTGTTAACACATCGAAAGAAATATCTTGAGTATTGAATAACTTGCGCTAGTATCGATAAGATAACGTGACCTATATTTTATATCAGATTCTATGTACCAATTGCGTCTCGGATTACATAGAACTCCAAAATCTAATTATTccagaatttatttatttttgatccaACTCATACATATATTTGGCCGGTATTGGTTGGCAACGCTGAACAACAGCTTCATCAGATTTCTTGACCACTTGCCCGATATAAGGTAGCTGAAGACGTGGGCGCGGCAAAAAGATCTCCCATGTTTCAAAAGGCAGTTAGAGGcgcacaaaaaaataattttattattttaagccATTTTATGGTCCTTCGTTTGAAAATTTATGTCGGGGAAACGGAGTTGTTGATATATCGACGAAGTCTCTCCTGAAAGTGCTTCGAACTACGAAGCACTTCGTGTAATTTCAACTGAAATGGGTGATTGCCTTCTTAGCTGCTTAAAAGGACATAGGGTGATGTTTCTATATTTGCACGTTTAAGCATCCCCAAAGGAAAAAATCTTAATCTgatcaatttttttgacttTGAGGACTCATcaagttttcatattttcgtatctttctcgatatctatgcatctaagagcaaaagtgtaaaagagcaatatcgTATGgaacacaatttgctacaactttggttcttaaagtttttttgtactaTGCTTAGATTCCCGAATGTAACCATCAATAACGTACAAAAAACAAGaactcatcaaattttcatattctcgtatttttctcgatatctatgcatccaAAAGCAAAGGTACAAGAGAACAgcgttgttaaaaataaaatttgccacaacttttgttctaaaagtttttttgtactaTGCTTAGATCCTCCAGTGTAATCATGAATAACTTGCAAAAAACAggaattcattaaattttcatattttcgtatttttctcgatatctatgcatctaaaagcaaaagtgtaagaaaacaaaattataaagaacataatttgctacaatt
This region of Onthophagus taurus isolate NC chromosome 3, IU_Otau_3.0, whole genome shotgun sequence genomic DNA includes:
- the LOC111420591 gene encoding uncharacterized protein: MLNKSVIILFLGIILCHKIYAQLCQDRELGPPQNFQARVNEVLFLNWLPPAGFESCAVTYSLHIQNMNTSEYLTPIVHLGGFNYIFDYDKYCKTCLHMRAVLFAHNSGRTSPFSTLVAFLTPVVPQGPPTSLFLNRTETALGIYWSLPEGFENCGRFFSNFLTIMSRETGQFTISFPMSGASNSFYFSYPPGHPLVCQEVDVEVAISFTAATTITGTTIFGPPGLC